One genomic segment of Salmo trutta unplaced genomic scaffold, fSalTru1.1, whole genome shotgun sequence includes these proteins:
- the arid1aa gene encoding AT-rich interactive domain-containing protein 1A isoform X2, translating to MAAQVASAATLNTSPPSELKKPDRDPNEDSILGEKQQENKQPGLERGSPGRGDLQDGADVGNAGGGGEPEMKNGNGNPSRTNNNQNDSIGSEGNNHPGMVHHHGSGFPPPSYGYSQHYGRAPFHQHGGQQSPGMAAAAGPAVQSSNMMDPYQPNSHDHGFSNHQFNNYNPFPNRTPYSGQGYGMNPSRNTQAPAAGGQPANVKQQPAGGPTAMAASYNNQRYNMGNPQPTSTPTLNQLLTSPSSTRIYPNYPSSEYSNQEGASKGPTDTGSSGQYGGGNPGWQQRTHHPPPMSPGSTGQPLGRSQPPGAMDPMAKMRGQQYGGGSPYSQQPGQGPPPGAQQGHAYPGQGYGPLGSQRYPVVMQGRTPGAMGGMQYGQQMPSYGQQGPGGYGPQGQGPYYGQQGQALHPGQQQGPYPQAPLGQQGGQTPYPQQSHPPQTSASHAQGGPPYPQPHMPPQSQGPQPGPSQGPPQSQPPYSQGPAQAQAQSGQPPYPQQQGPPSQPPQQASSQVPAVSQPQLSYPPTQGPQQLPTQQQQQPQIPSQPPQQPPGHSQHPQGQPASYSQNPPQQQQSQQSPYQRFPPPPQQEISQDSFSSQSSAPPSNQPKSVSEDVSMQGQLSSLPVSPHPTCAKDLSGSIDDLPTGTDGALSPGVSTSGVSSSQGEQSNLAQSPFSPHTSPHLPGIRGPSPSPAGSPASATTSRTGPLSPATMPGTQMPPRPSSVQSDGSLHPAMSQSPMAQERGFIQRNPQMPPYGSPQSASPLSPRQSSGGQMHPGMGPYQQQNNSMGGYGPQGGQYGPQGYPRQPGYNNMPNANYPGPGMGNPMNSGPGIANPMSGQGGLPYAGIPPGRMPAGQMGVRPYGPNMVPNMPPNMGNMPPQVGSGMCPPPGLNRKAQEAAAVVMQHAATNSIHSRMPGYPNMSPGMMGSGAPYGPSMNNMPGMMNAQGGPPFPMGPNMANNSSGLAPSPEFGMDGKMNQGQKMNNKVDGTPKVEPTKSKKSSSSTTTNEKITRLYELGPELERKMWVDRYLGFIEEKAMGMTNLPAVGRKPLDLFRLYVSVKEIGGFAQVNKNKKWRELSTNLNVGTSSSAASSLKKQYIQCLYAFECKIERGEDPPPEIITDNKKANQAKVQPPSPAGSGSLQGPQTPQSTSSSMAEGSDLKPPTPASTPHPTQIPPGARSNVALQDPFADGSDPAFPRRNSLTPNSGYQSGMSTPEMPGRMGPGPYEGPGPNKDPFGAMRKVGEQFLPASQGPNSGMAEQQQFNRGPPPGAMGNMSMAQRQPYGPGPYGQGYERRPEQGMGPEGSMGSGAPQPNLMPVNSDTGMYSPNRYPPQQQPRNDSYGNQYPGHGTPPGGSYPNQQPGMYPQQQQVMAPTHCNYKRPVEGGYPPAKRHEGEMYSAPFSAGLQQQQQQPQQQPGVASAPPAGQPEMYQPQYSSGSFTGTDRRLPGPQGQFPFPFNRERMQAATGPNAQPSMPPQMMQPSPDGPPGVVWQGRGELNYPGNYPNRQGVPPGGPAQGPGHPGMNRGSEEISSEQRMNHEGQWGPGQMGPRQPPYGPGGTGPPMTRTLQSNYQSAQAMQNHIPQVSSPSPMPRGGPMESRTSPSKSPYMHSGIKMQKAGPPVPASHIVPQSVQSPLIRRDMPFPPGSVEATHPILKPRRCLTTKDIGTPEAWRVMMSLKSGLLAESTWALDTINILLYDDNSISTFNLNSLPGLLELVVEYFRRCLIEIFGILREYEVGDPGQRTLLDPDALKRDWSCTEDEEPGVEDMKVEGEDEEEDDDDDEEEEEEVVVQRSKQPAGTTIEGQARVKQEDEQELCSERDTLKEKDAEDEEKSFSTFEQPSSSSDPPGLGPATPQERPKQASKFDKLPLKMVRKKDPFPAGRATQRGKVQEFDSGLLHWSAGGGDSTEHIQTHFERREEFLVPRERVLVIPTTKRKRPEPENVGDKENATPTEKDKQKGGRDQRPSQPSSTEKASTTTDGKEGKSEHSDAETEEMSQTEEPQSQQEHDKSSGPPRQQVPQRVVEDEPHSKDEGPLVTLDNWQDALARRCVCVSNIVRSLSFVPGNDQEMSKHPGLMLLLGRLVLLHHRHPERKQAPLTYEKEEESDDCLGQRDEWWWDCLSLLRENCLVTLANISGQLDLSIYPESICLPLLDGLLHWAVCPSAEAQDPFPTLGPHSAMSPQRLVLETLSKLSIQDNNVDLVLATPPLARLEKLYGTLVRLVGERKVAVCREMSVVLLANLAQGDSMAARAIAVQKGSVGNLLGFLEDSLAATQLQQSQNSLLHLQGMHFEPTSNDMMRRAARALHALAKVEENHSEFTLYESRLLDLSVSPLMNSVVSHVICDVLFLIGQS from the exons ATGGCCGCTCAGGTCGCCAGCGCCGCCACTCTCAACACAAGCCCGCCTTCCGAACTAAAGAAACCGGATCGAGACCCAAATGAGGATTCTATACTGGGGGAAAAGCAGCAGGAAAACAAGCAGCCGGGATTAGAGCGCGGATCTCCGGGCCGGGGGGATCTGCAGGACGGGGCCGATGTTGGAAatgcagggggaggaggggaaccTGAGATGAAGAACGGGAACGGGAACCCTTCCAGGACTAATAATAATCAGAATGATTCCATCGGATCCGAGGGGAATAACCATCCCGGGATGGTACACCACCATGGGTCCGGTTTTCCTCCACCTTCTTATGGATACAGTCAACACTACGGCCGGGCCCCTTTTCATCAACATGGCGGACAACAAAGCCCTGGCATGGCAGCTGCTGCAGGTCCAGCCGTGCAGTCGAGTAATATGATGGACCCATATCAACCCAATTCGCACGACCATGGCTTTTCTAACCACCAGTTTAACAATTACAATCCATTCCCGAACAGAACTCCCTATTCTGGCCAAGGATACGGCATGAACCCCTCACGTAATACCCAGGCTCCAGCAGCTGGGGgacagccagctaacgttaagcAGCAACCAGCAGGAGGACCCACAGCAATGGCTGCATCTTACAACAACCAGAGATATAATATGGGGAATCCACAGCCAACGTCTACCCCAACCCTCAACCAGCTCCTAACATCTCCAAGCTCCACGCGTATATATCCAAATTACCCATCTAGTGAATATAGTAATCAGGAAGGCGCTAGTAAGGGACCAACAGACACGGGCAGTAGCGGTCAGTATGGAGGGGGGAATCCGGGTTGGCAACAAAGGACCCATCATCCGCCGCCTATGAGCCCTGGAAGTACAGGGCAACCCCTAGGTAGAAGCCAG CCCCCAGGTGCAATGGATCCGATGGCTAAAATGAGAGGCCAGCAGTACGGAGGGGGCAGTCCATACTCCCAACAACCTGGGCAGGGGCCACCCCCAGGAGCCCAGCAGGGTCACGCATACCCGGGCCAAGGCTACGGTCCCCTTGGCTCCCAGAGATACCCGGTGGTCATGCAGGGCCGCACCCCTGGGGCTATGGGAGGCATGCAGTACGGGCAGCAG ATGCCGTCTTATGGGCAGCAGGGACCAGGAGGCTATGGGCCTCAGGGCCAAGGGCCCTACTACGGCCAACAGGGCCAGGCTTTACACCCAGGCCAGCAGCAAGGGCCCTACCCCCAGGCACCTCTGGGACAGCAGGGTGGTCAGACACCCTACCCTCAGCAGTCCCATCCTCCCCAGACGTCAGCCTCACATGCCCAGGGTGGGCCGCCCTATCCGCAGCCCCACATGCCCCCCCAGTCCCAGGGCCCGCAGCCAGGTCCATCCCAAGGGCCCCCACAGTCTCAGCCGCCCTACTCCCAGGGCCCAGCCCAGGCTCAGGCCCAGTCTGGTCAGCCTCCTTACCCCCAGCAGCAGGGGCCCCCCAGCCAGCCTCCACAGCAGGCCAGCTCCCAGGTCCCAGCAGTGTCGCAGCCCCAGCTTAGCTATCCACCCACGCAGGGCCCACAACAGCTCCCcacgcagcagcagcagcaaccccAGATACCTTCTCAACCCCCTCAGCAACCACCAGGTCACAGCCAGCATCCACAGGGCCAGCCTGCATCCTACTCCCAGAATCCTCCACAGCAACAGCAGTCACAGCAGTCACCTTACCAACGCTTCCCTCCTCCACCACAGCAG GAGATATCCCAGGACTCGTTCAGTTCCCAGTCTAGCGCCCCTCCCTCCAACCAGCCCAAAAGTGTCTCAGAGGACGTCAGCATGCAAGGCCAGCTGTCCAGCCTACCGGTGAGTCCTCACCCAACCTGTGCAAAG GATCTCTCAGGCTCCATCGATGACCTGCCCACGGGCACGGATGGCGCTCTGAGTCCTGGCGTGAGCACTTCAGGTGTGTCAAGCAGCCAGGGCGAGCAGAGCAACCTGGCCCAGTCGCCCTTCTCGCCCCACACCTCTCCCCACCTGCCAGGCATCCGAGGGCCCTCACCGTCACCCGCCGGCTCCCCCGCCAGTGCCACCACCTCCCGCACGGGGCCCCTCTCACCCGCCACAATGCCAG GGACCCAGATGCCCCCTAGACCATCGAGTGTGCAGTCTGACGGGAGTCTGCACCCCGCTATGAGCCAGTCTCCCATGGCCCAGGAGAGAG GGTTCATACAGAGAAACCCCCAGATGCCCCCATATGGTTCACCACAGTCTGCCTCTCCCCTGTCACCCCGACAGTCCTCTGGAGGCCAGATGCACCCTGGGATGGGACCTTATCAGCAGCAGAACAACTCCATGGGGGGCTACGGACCCCAGGGTGGGCAGTATGGCCCACAAG GTTACCCCCGGCAACCTGGATACAACAACATGCCCAATGCCAACTACCCTGGCCCTGGCATGGGCAACCCCATGAACTCTGGCCCTGGCATTGCCAACCCCATGTCTGGGCAAGGGGGGCTGCCATACGCAGGCATCCCCCCTGGTAGAATGCCTGCGGGCCAGATGGGAGTGCGTCCCTATGGCCCTAACATGGTGCCCAACATGCCACCCAATATGGGTAACATGCCACCTCAGGTGGGCTCAGGGATGTGCCCTCCCCCCGGCCTCAACCGGAAGGCCCAGGAGGCTGCAGCTGTAGTCATGCAACACGCTGCTACCAACTCCATACACAGCAG GATGCCTGGCTACCCCAACATGTCCCCTGGCATGATGGGCTCTGGCGCCCCCTATGGCCCTTCCATGAACAACATGCCTGGCATGATGAACGCGCAGGGCGGCCCGCCTTTCCCTATGGGGCCCAACATGGCCAATAACTCCAGTG GTTTGGCCCCCAGTCCAGAGTTTGGTATGGATGGGAAAATGAACCAGGGCCAGAAGATGAACAACAAAGTGGACGGAACACCGAAAGTAGAACCGACTAAATCCAAG AAGTCAAGCTCTTCCACGACAACCAACGAGAAGATCACGCGTCTGTATGAGCTGGGCCCCGAGCTTGAGAGGAAGATGTGGGTGGACCGCTACCTGGGCTTTATCGAGGAGAAAGCCATGGGCATGACCAATCTGCCTGCTGTGGGCCGCAAGCCCCTAGACCTCTTCAGACTCTATGTCTCGGTCAAGGAGATTGGAGGCTTCGCACAG GTGAACAAGAACAAGAAGTGGCGGGAGCTATCCACCAACCTGAACGTTGGCACGTCGAGCAGCGCTGCCAGCTCCCTGAAGAAGCAGTACATCCAATGTCTGTACGCCTTCGAGTGCAAGATCGAACGCGGGGAGGACCCCCCTCCTGAGATCATCACTGACAACAAGAAGGCCAACCAGGCCAAGGTCCAGCCACCCTCCCCAG CTGGGTCAGGTTCTCTCCAGGGCCCTCAGACCCCCCAGTCCACCAGCAGCTCCATGGCCGAGGGCAGCGACCTCAAGCCCCCCACACCCGCCTCCACCCCACACCCCACCCAGATACCACCCGGGGCCAG GAGCAATGTGGCGCTGCAGGACCCATTTGCTGACGGTAGTGACCCTGCTTTCCCCAGAAGGAACTCCTTGACCCCTAACTCTGGCTACCAGTCTGGCATGAGCACCCCAGAGATGCCAGGTCGCATGGGTCCAGGGCCCTACGAGGGTCCAGGGCCTAACAAAGACCCCTTTGGTGCCATGCGGAAAG TTGGGGAGCAGTTCTTGCCTGCCAGTCAGGGTCCTAACAGTGGGATGGCTGAGCAGCAACAGTTTAACCGTGGGCCTCCTCCAGGTGCTATGGGGAACATGTCGATGGCTCAGAGACAACCGTACGGACCAGGACCTTACGGACAAGGCTACGAAAGGAG GCCAGAGCAGGGGATGGGCCCAGAGGGCAGCATGGGATCTGGTGCACCGCAGCCAAACCTGATGCCCGTCAACTCCGACACGGGGATGTACTCGCCAAACCGCTACCCACCACAGCAGCAGCCACG GAATGATTCCTATGGTAATCAATATCCTGGCCATGGTACTCCCCCTGGTGGTTCCTATCCCAATCAACAGCCAGGAATGTACCCACAGCAACAACAGGTGATGGCTCCAACCCACTGT AACTACAAGCGTCCCGTGGAAGGGGGCTACCCACCAGCGAAGCGTCACGAGGGGGAGATGTACAGCGCACCCTTCAGTGCAGggctgcagcagcagcaacaacaaccgCAGCAGCAGCCAGGGGTGGCCTCTGCACCCCCTGCTGGCCAGCCAGAGATGTACCAACCCCAGTACAGCAGCGGCTCCTTCACCGGCACTGACCGCCGCCTGCCTGGTCCCCAGGGCCAGTTCCCCTTCCCCTTCAACAGAGAGCGCATGCAGGCCGCCACGGGGCCCAACGCCCAGCCCTCCATGCCCCCTCAGATGATGCAGCCAAGCCCTGACGGACCCCCGGGTGTTGTGTGGCAAGGCCGCGGGGAGCTGAACTATCCCGGCAACTACCCCAACCGGCAGGGTGTCCCCCCAGGGGGCCCAGCCCAGGGACCTGGCCACCCCGGCATGAACCGTGGTTCGGAGGAAATATCATCAGAGCAGCGCATGAACCACGAGGGCCAATGGGGGCCAGGTCAGATGGGCCCTCGGCAGCCCCCCTACGGCCCTGGAGGGACGGGCCCGCCCATGACCCGCACCCTACAGTCCAACTACCAATCCGCTCAGGCCATGCAGAACCACATTCCACAGGTGTCCAGTCCCTCCCCCATGCCCCGCGGGGGCCCCATGGAGAGCCGGACGTCGCCCAGTAAATCTCCCTACATGCACAGTGGCATCAAGATGCAAAAGGCAGGGCCCCCGGTTCCTGCCTCTCACATAGTGCCCCAGTCTGTGCAGTCCCCTCTGATCCGTAGAGACATGCCCTTTCCCCCAGGCTCAGTGGAGGCCACCCACCCCATCCTAAAACCACGCCGATGCCTCACAACGAAAGATATCG GGACCCCAGAGGCTTGGAGGGTGATGATGTCCCTAAAGTCTGGCCTGTTGGCTGAGAGCACGTGGGCCCTCGACACCATCAACATCCTCCTGTATGACGACAACAGCATCTCCACCTTCAACCTCAATTCG CTGCCTGGCCTGCTGGAGCTGGTGGTGGAGTACTTCCGGCGCTGCCTCATCGAGATCTTTGGGATCCTGCGCGAGTACGAGGTGGGCGATCCCGGCCAGAGGACTCTACTGGACCCTGATGCCCTGAAAAGAGACTGGAGCTGCACGGAAGATGAGGAACCAGGGGTGGAGGACATGAaggtagaaggagaggatgaggaggaggatgatgatgatgacgaggaggaggaagaagaggtggtgGTGCAGCGTTCAAAACAGCCGGCCGGGACGACAATTGAGGGACAGGCTCGGGTGAAGCAAGAGGATGAGCAGGAGTTGTGCTCAGAACGGGACACTCTGAAAGAGAAGGATGCTGAAGATGAGGAGAAGAGCTTCTCTACCTTTGAGCAGCCCAGCTCTTCATCGGACCCCCCTGGCCTGGGCCCGGCTACCCCCCAGGAGAGACCCAAACAGGCTAGCAAGTTCGACAAGCTCCCCCTGAAGATGGTACGGAAGAAGGACCCGTTTCCGGCAGGCAGGGCAACCCAGAGAGGAAAAGTGCAGGAGTTTGACAGTGGGCTGCTCCACTGGAGTGCCGGCGGCGGAGACAGCACGGAACACATCCAGACCCACTTTGAAAGGAGGGAGGAATTCCTGGTCCCACGAGAACGAGTGCTGGTCATCCCCACAACCAAGAGGAAACGGCCAGAACCAGAGAACGTGGGGGACAAGGAAAATGCTACCCCCACAGAGAAAGACAAGCAGAAGGGGGGTAGGGATCAGAGGCCCTCCCAGCCATCATCCACAGAGAAGGCCTCAACAACAACCGACGGTAAGGAGGGGAAGTCCGAGCACTCGGACGCTGAGACAGAGGAAATGTCACAGACGGAAGAGCCCCAGAGTCAGCAGGAGCACGACAAATCGAGCGGACCCCCTCGTCAGCAAGTCCCCCAGCGTGTGGTGGAGGACGAGCCTCACAGCAAGGACGAGGGCCCACTGGTTACACTGGACAACTGGCAGGATGCTCTGGCCCGCCGCTGTGTTTGCGTCTCCAACATCGTGCGCAGCCTCTCCTTTGTGCCTGGCAACGACCAGGAGATGTCCAAACACCCTGGCCTCATGCTGCTGCTGGGTCGCCTAGTGCTGCTGCACCACCGCCACCCTGAGAGGAAACAGGCCCCGCTCACCTACGAGAAGGAGGAGGAGTCTGATGACTGTCTTGGCCAGAGGGACGAATGGTGGTGGGACTGCCTGTCGCTGTTGAGGGAGAACTGCCTGGTCACTCTGGCCAACATCTCTGGCCAGCTGGACCTCTCCATCTACCCCGAGAGCATTTGCCTTCCGCTGCTGGACGGCCTCCTCCACTGGGCTGTGTGCCCCTCGGCTGAGGCCCAGGACCCCTTCCCCACGTTGGGGCCACACAGCGCAATGTCCCCCCAGAGACTGGTCTTGGAGACCCTCAGCAAGCTGAGCATCCAAGACAACAATGTGGACCTGGTCCTGGCCACGCCGCCGTTGGCTCGGTTAGAGAAGCTGTATGGGACCTTGGTGCGGCTGGTTGGGGAGAGAAAGGTGGCCGTCTGCAGGGAGATGTCGGTGGTGTTGTTGGCCAACCTGGCCCAGGGAGACAGCATGGCAGCGCGCGCCATTGCCGTGCAGAAGGGAAGCGTGGGTAACCTCCTGGGCTTCTTGGAGGACAGCCTGGCGGCCACCCAGCTACAGCAGAGCCAGAACTCTCTGCTGCACCTGCAGGGGATGCACTTCGAGCCCACCAGTAATGACATGATGCGGCGGGCGGCCCGGGCCCTGCATGCCTTAGCCAAAGTGGAGGAGAACCACTCAGAGTTCACACTCTACGAGTCACGCCTCCTTGACCTCTCTGTGTCACCTCTCATGAACTCGGTGGTGTCTCATGTCATCTGCGATGTACTCTTTCTGATTGGCCAGTCATGA